A genomic segment from Alphaproteobacteria bacterium encodes:
- a CDS encoding long-chain-fatty-acid--CoA ligase: MARAKAIPGRRAARKAAKPAAKRAGSSRKAGSIFASLRPGRANFAPLTPVSFLARTAAIHPDRLAVVHGAQRFSYRQLEERARRLASALARHGVRPGDTVSAMLPNVPAMLEAHFGVPMAGAVLNAINTRLDAATVAYILEHGEAKVLITDREYAAQVGPALARLKRPPLVVDVDDPLYSGPGNRLGRIEYEDFIASGDPAFVDRPVLDESGPLALNYTSGTTGNPKGVVYHHRGTFLEAVGNTMAWPLPPKPVYLWTLPMFHCNGWCFPWSVTAMGGTHVCLRRVDPALIFAMIVEHGVTHMCGAPTVLGMLVGAPAEQRRRFDHIVDIQTGGSPPPAKVIKAMEELGFRVTHIYGMTELQGPSTLCVPQDRWADLPLEERAAFSARQGVRYPVVEAQMVADPKTLEPVARDGASVGEIMVRGNTVMLGYLKQPKATAEAFRGGWMHTGDLAVEHPDGYVEIKDRAKDIIISGGENISSVEVEIALYKHPAVALAAVVAKPDEKWGETPCAFVQLKPGAEASAAEIIAFCRDQLAHYKAPKSVVFGTLPTTATGKIQKFVLREQVRAAARPAGGMRAAAGPAR, from the coding sequence ATGGCCAGAGCGAAAGCCATTCCGGGACGGCGAGCCGCCCGCAAGGCCGCGAAGCCCGCGGCGAAGCGGGCAGGGAGCTCCCGCAAGGCGGGCAGCATTTTCGCTAGCCTGCGGCCTGGCCGGGCGAACTTCGCCCCGCTCACGCCGGTCTCGTTCCTGGCGCGAACCGCCGCCATCCATCCCGACCGCTTGGCCGTCGTGCACGGCGCGCAGCGCTTCAGCTATCGCCAGCTCGAGGAGCGCGCCCGGCGGCTCGCCTCGGCGCTGGCCCGGCACGGCGTGCGCCCCGGCGATACCGTCTCGGCGATGCTGCCGAACGTGCCGGCGATGCTGGAGGCGCATTTCGGCGTCCCGATGGCCGGCGCCGTGCTCAACGCCATCAACACGCGGCTCGATGCCGCGACCGTGGCCTATATCCTGGAACACGGCGAGGCCAAGGTGCTGATCACCGACCGCGAATATGCCGCCCAGGTCGGCCCGGCGCTCGCCCGCCTCAAGCGGCCGCCGCTGGTCGTCGACGTCGACGACCCGCTCTACAGCGGGCCCGGCAATCGGCTCGGACGGATCGAGTACGAGGACTTCATCGCGTCCGGCGATCCGGCCTTCGTCGACCGGCCGGTGCTCGATGAATCGGGCCCGCTGGCGCTCAACTACACGTCCGGCACCACCGGCAATCCCAAGGGCGTGGTCTACCACCACCGCGGCACGTTCCTCGAGGCGGTCGGCAACACGATGGCGTGGCCGCTGCCGCCGAAGCCGGTCTATCTGTGGACCCTGCCGATGTTCCACTGCAACGGCTGGTGCTTCCCGTGGTCGGTGACCGCCATGGGCGGCACGCATGTCTGCCTGCGCCGGGTCGATCCCGCCCTGATCTTCGCGATGATCGTCGAGCACGGCGTGACGCATATGTGCGGCGCGCCGACCGTGCTCGGCATGCTGGTGGGCGCGCCCGCCGAGCAGCGCCGCCGCTTCGACCACATCGTCGACATCCAGACCGGCGGCTCGCCGCCGCCCGCCAAGGTCATCAAGGCGATGGAGGAGCTCGGCTTCCGCGTCACCCACATCTACGGCATGACCGAGCTGCAGGGTCCGTCGACGCTCTGCGTGCCGCAGGACCGCTGGGCCGATCTGCCGCTTGAGGAGCGCGCCGCGTTCAGCGCCCGGCAGGGCGTGCGCTATCCGGTCGTCGAGGCGCAGATGGTGGCCGACCCCAAGACGCTCGAGCCCGTGGCGCGCGACGGTGCGAGCGTCGGCGAGATCATGGTGCGCGGCAACACCGTGATGCTCGGCTATCTCAAGCAGCCCAAGGCGACCGCCGAGGCGTTCCGCGGCGGCTGGATGCACACCGGCGATCTCGCCGTCGAGCATCCGGACGGCTACGTCGAGATCAAGGATCGCGCCAAGGACATCATCATCTCCGGCGGCGAGAACATCTCGAGCGTGGAAGTCGAGATCGCGCTCTACAAGCACCCCGCGGTGGCGCTCGCCGCCGTGGTCGCCAAGCCCGACGAGAAGTGGGGCGAGACGCCGTGCGCTTTCGTCCAGCTCAAGCCCGGCGCCGAGGCGAGCGCCGCGGAGATCATCGCGTTCTGCCGCGATCAGCTGGCGCACTACAAGGCGCCGAAATCGGTGGTGTTCGGCACCCTGCCGACCACCGCCACCGGCAAGATCCAGAAGTTCGTGCTGCGCGAGCAGGTGCGCGCCGCCGCAAGGCCCGCCGGTGGCATGCGGGCCGCGGCTGGTCCTGCCCGATGA
- a CDS encoding cupin domain-containing protein encodes MSETHQAPIARHVDDIEWETIRWPGETGKMLFHPRPDNPTEPNAGLLKLEPGGWHPLHRHDFAQVWYVLDGTFHIGGRDYGPGTMIWHPDPHYEEELRTATGGTMLIVQYPGPTTGGRPIYDKRFNMAERKAVEQERTDL; translated from the coding sequence ATGAGCGAGACCCATCAGGCGCCCATCGCGCGGCATGTCGACGACATCGAGTGGGAGACGATCCGCTGGCCCGGCGAGACCGGCAAGATGCTGTTCCATCCCCGGCCGGACAATCCCACCGAGCCCAACGCTGGCCTGCTGAAGCTCGAGCCGGGCGGCTGGCATCCGCTGCATCGCCACGACTTCGCGCAGGTCTGGTACGTGCTCGACGGCACCTTCCATATCGGCGGCAGGGATTACGGGCCGGGCACGATGATCTGGCATCCCGATCCGCACTACGAGGAGGAGCTGCGCACCGCGACCGGCGGCACGATGCTGATCGTGCAGTATCCCGGCCCGACCACCGGCGGCCGGCCGATCTACGACAAGCGCTTCAACATGGCCGAGCGCAAGGCGGTCGAGCAGGAGCGCACGGACCTCTGA
- a CDS encoding Crp/Fnr family transcriptional regulator, with the protein MRSLDAMLERNRWARDLAADQLQRVRAAIVVRDLEPGGHVCHRGDPADAWLGVVDGLVKLGNVSPEGKSVTFAAVPSGSWFGEGSVLKREARKYDVVALRPSRVAFMPEATFFQLLDTSIAFNRFILMQLNERLGQFMAAFEHDRLLEPEARVAHALANMCHPVLYPGHERSIELSQDELGRLVGASRQRISQALGVLQKAGLIKVEYRMIMVLDIDGLRRFGA; encoded by the coding sequence ATGCGCTCGCTCGATGCCATGCTGGAGAGAAACCGCTGGGCGCGCGACCTCGCCGCCGATCAGCTCCAGCGCGTGCGCGCCGCCATCGTCGTGCGCGACCTGGAGCCGGGCGGCCATGTCTGTCACCGGGGCGACCCGGCGGACGCATGGCTCGGCGTGGTCGACGGCCTGGTCAAGCTGGGCAACGTGTCGCCCGAGGGCAAGTCGGTGACGTTCGCCGCGGTGCCGAGCGGTTCGTGGTTCGGCGAGGGCTCCGTGCTCAAGCGCGAGGCCCGCAAGTACGATGTCGTGGCCCTGCGCCCGTCGCGCGTCGCGTTCATGCCGGAGGCGACCTTCTTCCAGCTTCTCGACACCAGCATCGCCTTCAATCGCTTCATTCTGATGCAGCTCAACGAGCGATTGGGCCAGTTCATGGCCGCGTTCGAGCACGACCGACTGCTCGAGCCGGAGGCGCGCGTGGCCCACGCGCTGGCCAACATGTGCCATCCTGTCCTCTATCCGGGCCACGAACGCTCGATCGAGCTGTCGCAGGACGAGCTCGGCCGCCTCGTGGGAGCGTCGCGGCAACGCATCAGCCAGGCGCTCGGCGTGCTGCAGAAGGCCGGGCTGATCAAGGTCGAGTACAGGATGATCATGGTCCTCGACATCGACGGTTTGCGCCGCTTCGGCGCCTGA
- a CDS encoding DUF2182 domain-containing protein has product MSALVPLRPRELTWRHPQWWLAAFAIAGWAVVLTATPGGFAALCRAMGASDDSRFIAGLGFLAHWLAMIAAMMLPLALPMARHVAWRSLWPERHRAMGWFALGYLAPWLVAGVACGALAWLAEDSRPAAMVAFLIAAAWHWTPARRATLRRCHRILPVAPGGHAGRRSCLAFGLFHGRACVMTCGPLMVALVLAGHHPAAMLLVALVTLAERFWPRLPHAAAGCVPLALATLHLA; this is encoded by the coding sequence GTGAGCGCGCTGGTCCCATTGCGCCCGCGCGAGCTGACGTGGCGCCATCCGCAATGGTGGCTGGCCGCGTTCGCCATTGCCGGCTGGGCGGTCGTGCTGACGGCGACGCCCGGCGGGTTCGCCGCGCTGTGCCGGGCGATGGGCGCGTCCGACGACAGCCGATTCATCGCCGGGCTTGGCTTCCTCGCGCATTGGCTGGCGATGATCGCGGCGATGATGCTGCCGCTGGCCCTGCCGATGGCGCGCCATGTCGCCTGGCGCAGCCTGTGGCCCGAACGGCACCGCGCCATGGGCTGGTTCGCCCTGGGCTATCTCGCGCCGTGGCTGGTCGCCGGCGTGGCCTGCGGCGCGCTCGCATGGCTGGCCGAGGACTCGCGACCTGCAGCGATGGTGGCCTTCCTCATCGCGGCGGCGTGGCACTGGACACCGGCGCGACGCGCGACGCTGCGTCGATGCCACCGCATTCTGCCCGTGGCGCCCGGCGGACACGCAGGCCGTCGATCGTGCCTCGCCTTCGGCCTCTTCCACGGCCGCGCCTGCGTCATGACATGCGGTCCGCTGATGGTCGCGCTCGTGCTCGCCGGCCATCATCCCGCCGCCATGCTCCTCGTCGCGCTGGTCACGCTGGCGGAGCGGTTCTGGCCGCGACTGCCGCACGCCGCGGCCGGCTGCGTGCCACTGGCACTGGCGACACTGCACCTGGCCTGA
- a CDS encoding CoA-acylating methylmalonate-semialdehyde dehydrogenase, giving the protein MVAQIGHYIGGKVVNGSSGRTGDITNPATGEVTARVAFASVGEIDAAVQVAKKAQLAWANTPPLRRQRVMFNLKGLIEKRLDDLARHLSLEHGKTFDDAKGEVGRGLEVVEFACGIAHHMKGDFTEQVASDMDTWSIRQPLGVVAGITPFNFPIMIPCWMGAMAVACGNAFILKPSEKDPSAPMLLAELYAEAGAPAGIFQVLNGDKVAVDALLEHPDVPAISFVGSTAIGEYVYHKGTSMNKRVQALCGAKNHMVIMPDADLDQATDALIGAGYGAAGERCMAISVAVAVGGIGDKLIEKLAPRVSALKVGPGLDPQSEMGPLVTRQHRDKVMGYVDQGVKEGAKLVVDGRGLKLQGYENGNFMGGCLFDQVKPDMTIYKDEIFGPVLSVVRTDGFDEAIKLVNDHAYGNGTAIFTRDGDAARTFASNVKIGMVGINVPIPVPVAYHSFGGWKASVFGDHGIYGMEGVRFYTKLKTITARWPTGIRAGAEFNFRART; this is encoded by the coding sequence ATGGTCGCGCAGATCGGGCACTACATCGGCGGCAAGGTCGTCAACGGCAGCAGCGGGCGCACCGGCGACATCACCAATCCGGCGACCGGCGAGGTCACGGCCAGGGTGGCGTTCGCGTCGGTGGGCGAGATCGACGCCGCGGTGCAGGTGGCGAAGAAGGCGCAGCTTGCCTGGGCCAATACGCCGCCGCTGCGCCGCCAGCGCGTGATGTTCAATCTCAAGGGCCTGATCGAGAAGCGGCTCGACGATCTGGCGCGCCACCTCTCGCTCGAGCACGGCAAGACCTTCGACGACGCCAAGGGCGAGGTCGGCCGCGGCCTGGAGGTGGTGGAGTTCGCCTGCGGCATCGCCCATCACATGAAGGGCGATTTCACCGAGCAGGTGGCGTCCGACATGGACACCTGGTCGATCCGCCAGCCGCTGGGCGTGGTCGCCGGCATCACGCCGTTCAACTTCCCGATCATGATCCCGTGCTGGATGGGCGCCATGGCGGTGGCCTGCGGCAACGCCTTCATCCTCAAGCCGTCGGAGAAGGATCCCAGCGCGCCGATGCTGCTGGCCGAGCTCTATGCCGAGGCCGGCGCGCCGGCCGGCATCTTCCAGGTGCTCAACGGCGACAAGGTCGCGGTCGACGCGCTGCTCGAGCATCCCGACGTGCCGGCGATCTCCTTCGTCGGCTCGACCGCGATCGGCGAATACGTCTATCACAAGGGCACGTCGATGAATAAGCGCGTGCAGGCGCTGTGCGGTGCCAAGAACCACATGGTGATCATGCCCGACGCCGATCTCGACCAAGCGACCGACGCGCTGATCGGCGCCGGTTACGGTGCGGCCGGCGAGCGCTGCATGGCGATCTCGGTGGCGGTGGCGGTCGGCGGCATCGGCGACAAGCTGATCGAGAAGCTGGCGCCGCGCGTCTCGGCGCTGAAGGTCGGGCCGGGCCTCGATCCGCAATCGGAGATGGGCCCGCTGGTGACGCGCCAGCACCGCGACAAGGTGATGGGCTATGTCGACCAGGGCGTGAAGGAAGGCGCGAAGCTCGTCGTCGACGGCCGCGGGCTGAAGCTGCAGGGCTACGAGAACGGCAACTTCATGGGCGGCTGCCTGTTCGACCAGGTGAAGCCCGACATGACCATCTACAAGGACGAGATCTTCGGCCCGGTGCTCTCGGTGGTGCGCACCGACGGCTTCGACGAGGCGATCAAGCTGGTCAACGACCACGCCTACGGCAACGGCACGGCGATCTTCACCCGCGACGGCGATGCCGCGCGCACCTTCGCCAGCAACGTCAAGATCGGCATGGTCGGCATCAACGTGCCGATCCCGGTGCCGGTCGCCTATCACAGCTTCGGCGGCTGGAAGGCCTCGGTGTTCGGCGACCACGGCATCTACGGCATGGAAGGCGTGCGCTTCTACACCAAGCTGAAGACCATCACCGCGCGCTGGCCCACCGGCATCCGCGCCGGCGCCGAGTTCAACTTCCGGGCACGGACGTAG
- a CDS encoding tyrosinase family protein — protein MGNGTVRTRRDVWSLQQPWDPVLEWYARGITAMQARPITDPLGWRYQAAIHGYHPSVDPYRQPGEALPSNAEMRRYWNQCQHSSWFFLPWHRVYLGIWERMLIDAIGQLGGPADWALPYWNYSDASNPDARSLPPAFMAATLPDGAANPLRLDQRFRMGVAPDGSVGLDDSDVSLDCLRDASFTLDPASGAPAFGGPSTLFNHGGGPTGSLERTPHGNVHVAVGGFDASGAGLMSQFETAGLDPVFWMHHANIDRLWEVWLGRAASAGNPTSLDWLNATGARFQFRDHTGAEKTYAPADVLDSRAEPFHYAYDSVADPLPVIVAGPTGREFESLRTRESAMAELVGATKAPIPLSSAKTQVGIELARPAGPALESMRAGPQRVYLNLSNITAKRPAARIKVYLGTAAGEPREEDLAGTLPMFGVESASVEESAHGGSGLSYVLDISALVERLKAEGRWNPARLDLSFVARDHLGADVGLQVGSVSVHYE, from the coding sequence ATGGGCAACGGTACCGTGCGCACGCGGCGCGATGTCTGGTCGCTGCAGCAGCCCTGGGATCCGGTGCTCGAATGGTACGCCCGCGGCATCACAGCGATGCAGGCGCGGCCGATCACCGATCCGCTGGGCTGGCGCTACCAGGCGGCGATCCACGGCTATCATCCCAGCGTCGACCCCTACCGCCAGCCGGGCGAGGCGCTGCCGTCCAACGCCGAGATGAGGCGCTACTGGAACCAGTGCCAGCACAGCAGCTGGTTCTTCCTGCCGTGGCATCGCGTCTATCTCGGCATCTGGGAGCGCATGCTGATCGACGCGATCGGGCAGCTCGGCGGCCCGGCCGACTGGGCGCTGCCCTACTGGAACTACAGCGACGCCAGCAACCCCGACGCGCGCAGCCTGCCGCCGGCGTTCATGGCCGCTACGCTGCCCGACGGCGCGGCCAATCCGCTGCGCCTCGACCAGCGCTTCCGCATGGGCGTCGCGCCCGACGGCAGCGTCGGCCTCGACGATTCCGACGTCAGCCTCGACTGCCTGCGCGACGCCAGCTTCACGCTCGACCCGGCCTCCGGCGCGCCGGCCTTCGGCGGGCCGAGCACGCTGTTCAACCATGGCGGCGGCCCCACCGGCAGCCTGGAGCGCACGCCGCACGGCAACGTCCATGTCGCGGTCGGCGGCTTCGACGCCAGCGGCGCCGGGCTGATGAGCCAGTTCGAGACCGCCGGGCTCGATCCGGTGTTCTGGATGCACCACGCCAATATCGACCGGCTGTGGGAGGTCTGGCTCGGCCGCGCCGCCAGCGCGGGCAATCCGACCAGCCTTGACTGGCTCAACGCCACGGGCGCACGCTTCCAGTTCCGCGACCACACCGGCGCGGAGAAGACATATGCGCCGGCCGACGTGCTGGACAGCAGGGCGGAGCCCTTCCACTACGCCTACGACAGCGTCGCCGATCCGCTGCCGGTGATCGTCGCCGGGCCGACGGGCCGCGAGTTTGAGTCGCTCAGGACGAGAGAGAGCGCCATGGCCGAGCTGGTCGGGGCCACCAAGGCCCCCATTCCCCTGTCGTCGGCTAAGACGCAGGTCGGCATCGAGCTGGCGCGGCCCGCCGGGCCGGCGCTGGAGTCGATGCGCGCCGGCCCGCAGCGCGTCTATCTCAACCTCTCCAACATCACGGCCAAGCGCCCGGCGGCGCGCATCAAGGTCTATCTCGGCACCGCCGCCGGCGAGCCGCGCGAGGAGGACCTCGCCGGCACCCTGCCGATGTTCGGCGTCGAGAGCGCCAGCGTCGAGGAATCGGCGCATGGCGGCTCCGGCCTGTCCTACGTGCTCGACATCAGCGCCCTGGTCGAGCGGCTGAAGGCCGAGGGACGCTGGAATCCGGCGCGGCTCGACCTGTCGTTCGTCGCGCGCGACCATCTCGGCGCCGATGTCGGTCTGCAGGTCGGCAGCGTCAGCGTCCACTACGAGTGA
- a CDS encoding amidohydrolase/deacetylase family metallohydrolase, translated as MSDAPYDLILRGGHVVDPATGRDGMADVAIRDGRIAAVQANLPSTARAVADVRGRIVLPGMIDTHAHVYTHVSGRFGLPADMVGVQSGVTTLVDQGGPSCMTFPGFRHFIAQPAASRVLAFISAYVVGGLEGHFYPNLYGPDGVDVDATVRATHANRDLVRGIKAHAEIGGFARWGIEVMRKAAEIGRQADLPIYIHFGQLWPLPESGANGVDPDGILPDIVELMRPGDILAHPFTRHPGGFIDRDGRVHPIVEAAIARGLKIDVGHGSHFSFRMARLALEAGILPDTLGADMHGYNTRVPPPPGTPATHPDEAEAHPFAGSARFSLSYAMTELLALGLTLKQVVPMVTTNAAAMLGMADEIGTLRPGAIADVSVLADDRGRFRLSDNEGTEVIADRMLSPLFCLRAGKRHDAAAPILPQAVAA; from the coding sequence ATGAGCGATGCCCCTTACGACCTCATCCTGCGCGGCGGTCACGTCGTCGATCCCGCCACCGGCCGCGACGGCATGGCCGATGTGGCGATCCGCGATGGCCGCATCGCGGCGGTGCAGGCCAACCTGCCGAGCACCGCGCGTGCGGTCGCCGATGTGCGCGGCCGCATCGTGCTGCCGGGCATGATCGACACCCACGCGCACGTCTATACCCACGTCTCCGGCCGCTTCGGCCTGCCGGCCGACATGGTGGGCGTGCAAAGCGGCGTGACCACGCTGGTCGACCAGGGCGGCCCGTCCTGCATGACCTTCCCCGGCTTCCGCCACTTCATCGCCCAGCCGGCCGCGAGCCGCGTGCTGGCGTTCATCTCCGCCTATGTCGTCGGCGGGCTGGAAGGCCATTTCTACCCGAACCTCTACGGCCCCGACGGCGTCGACGTCGACGCCACGGTGAGGGCGACCCATGCCAATCGCGATCTCGTGCGCGGCATCAAGGCCCATGCCGAGATCGGCGGCTTCGCGCGCTGGGGCATCGAGGTGATGCGCAAGGCGGCCGAGATCGGCCGCCAGGCGGACCTGCCGATCTACATCCATTTCGGCCAGCTCTGGCCGCTGCCGGAAAGCGGCGCCAACGGCGTCGATCCCGACGGCATCCTGCCTGACATCGTCGAACTGATGCGGCCGGGCGACATCCTCGCCCATCCCTTCACGCGCCATCCCGGCGGCTTCATCGACAGGGACGGCCGCGTGCATCCGATCGTCGAGGCGGCGATCGCGCGCGGCTTGAAGATCGATGTCGGCCACGGCAGCCATTTCAGCTTCCGCATGGCGCGGCTGGCGCTGGAGGCCGGCATTCTGCCCGACACGTTGGGTGCGGACATGCACGGCTACAACACCAGGGTGCCGCCGCCACCGGGCACGCCCGCGACGCACCCCGACGAGGCGGAGGCGCATCCCTTCGCCGGCTCGGCGCGCTTCAGCCTCAGCTACGCCATGACCGAATTGCTGGCGCTGGGCCTGACGCTGAAGCAGGTCGTGCCGATGGTCACGACCAACGCCGCGGCGATGCTCGGCATGGCGGACGAGATCGGGACCCTGCGGCCGGGTGCGATCGCCGATGTCTCGGTCCTGGCCGACGATCGCGGCCGCTTCCGGCTGTCGGACAACGAGGGCACCGAGGTCATCGCCGACCGCATGCTCAGCCCGCTCTTCTGCCTGCGCGCCGGCAAGCGCCACGACGCGGCGGCGCCCATCCTGCCGCAGGCGGTCGCGGCGTAA
- a CDS encoding ABC transporter substrate-binding protein, with the protein MRRLHSALAVLLAGSMLSLPGSLAAQERTVKITGFGAKSGVVRVFGINSEAAMKAAAEEINKKGGVTLGDNTKAKLVVEFLDDRCNAEEGISVVRRIASTDAFVAVGPTCSNVAESLFGILQKKVGDASDSGLQFPIFADVAAKGGLAKISEWAFRNVPSEFEMYKSLIAWVRKEHPGLKTMYGGVEKDFAHSNATYGVMKGQAEGAGLQVLGTAEWLLNDTSFSTQVRDMKRANADIVAISAHPFTTCGVLKEMARQGVKPKLLIGLTSSSSIETLQGCARQAEGIIIPTSFAPVTPEAKAAADQVAKFGGSADLHSAAAYEIMFILKDVIESQKIMAKPDTVQADREKMRKGLAALTETKGLLGKVGRTADREAIKPYLYVHAKDGSWQVLHRPAL; encoded by the coding sequence ATGAGACGTCTGCATTCCGCGCTGGCCGTACTCCTCGCAGGTTCGATGCTGTCCCTGCCCGGGAGCCTCGCGGCCCAGGAGCGCACGGTCAAGATCACGGGCTTCGGCGCCAAGTCCGGCGTGGTCCGCGTGTTCGGCATCAACAGCGAGGCGGCCATGAAGGCCGCCGCCGAGGAGATCAACAAGAAGGGCGGCGTCACCCTGGGCGACAACACCAAGGCGAAGCTTGTCGTCGAGTTCCTCGACGATCGCTGCAACGCCGAGGAAGGCATCTCGGTGGTACGCCGCATCGCGTCGACCGACGCCTTCGTCGCGGTCGGCCCGACCTGTTCCAACGTCGCGGAGTCGCTGTTCGGCATCCTGCAGAAGAAGGTCGGCGACGCCTCCGACAGCGGCCTGCAGTTCCCCATCTTCGCCGACGTCGCGGCCAAGGGCGGCCTGGCGAAGATCTCCGAGTGGGCGTTCCGCAACGTGCCCAGCGAATTCGAGATGTACAAGTCGCTGATCGCCTGGGTCAGGAAGGAACATCCCGGCCTGAAGACGATGTACGGCGGCGTCGAGAAGGACTTCGCCCACTCGAACGCGACCTATGGCGTGATGAAGGGCCAGGCCGAGGGCGCCGGCCTGCAGGTGCTCGGAACCGCCGAGTGGCTGCTCAACGACACGTCCTTCTCGACCCAGGTGCGCGACATGAAGCGCGCCAACGCCGACATCGTGGCGATCTCGGCGCATCCCTTCACGACCTGTGGCGTGCTGAAGGAAATGGCCCGCCAGGGCGTCAAGCCGAAACTGCTGATCGGGCTGACCAGCTCGTCGAGCATCGAGACGCTGCAGGGCTGCGCCAGGCAGGCTGAAGGCATCATCATCCCGACCAGCTTCGCGCCGGTGACGCCCGAGGCCAAGGCGGCGGCCGATCAGGTCGCCAAGTTCGGCGGCAGCGCCGACCTGCACAGCGCGGCGGCCTACGAGATCATGTTCATCCTCAAGGATGTGATCGAGAGCCAGAAGATCATGGCCAAGCCCGACACCGTGCAGGCGGATCGCGAGAAGATGCGCAAGGGCCTCGCGGCGCTGACGGAGACCAAGGGCCTGCTCGGCAAGGTCGGCCGCACGGCCGATCGCGAGGCGATCAAGCCCTACCTCTACGTCCATGCCAAGGACGGCAGCTGGCAGGTCCTGCACAGGCCCGCGCTCTAG
- a CDS encoding branched-chain amino acid ABC transporter permease, which translates to MDLLDLIDAVQSVADGVLFGATYALLGIGFTMIFGVMHKINLSYAAASIGAAYASLLVMAVLPVPPVLAYVAAAAAGGVIGGLVYLIGFRFIPLANPLATLMSTVGLLLLIDEIIVHMTDGVPLNYPALFSDVIVHVGPFGLRGDLMFVFALGCICMVLLLLLLYRSRLGLATRAVSQQPTASLLCGISTTRVNVLTFVITGVLGGIAGAMTGAAIGMLSPLLSLPLTVKGLIVTVIGGLGSIPGAIVAGLIVGGLENAFQFFRGVSERDLYIMLLLFAFLVFRPGGIFARPAGRD; encoded by the coding sequence GTGGACCTCCTCGACCTGATCGACGCCGTGCAATCGGTGGCCGATGGCGTGCTGTTCGGCGCCACCTACGCCCTGCTCGGCATCGGCTTCACGATGATCTTCGGCGTGATGCACAAGATCAACCTCTCCTATGCCGCGGCGTCGATCGGTGCGGCCTATGCGAGCCTGCTGGTCATGGCCGTCCTGCCGGTGCCGCCCGTGCTGGCCTACGTGGCGGCGGCGGCGGCCGGTGGCGTGATCGGCGGCCTCGTCTATCTCATCGGCTTCAGATTCATCCCGCTCGCCAACCCGCTGGCCACGCTGATGTCGACGGTCGGCCTTCTGCTGCTGATCGACGAGATCATCGTGCACATGACGGATGGCGTTCCGCTCAACTATCCGGCCCTGTTCTCCGACGTTATCGTCCACGTCGGGCCGTTCGGCCTGCGCGGCGACCTGATGTTCGTCTTTGCGCTGGGCTGCATCTGCATGGTGCTGCTGCTGCTGCTGCTCTATCGCAGCAGGCTGGGGCTTGCCACGCGCGCGGTCTCGCAGCAGCCGACGGCGTCGCTGCTTTGCGGCATCAGCACGACGCGGGTGAACGTCCTCACCTTCGTGATCACCGGCGTGCTCGGCGGCATCGCCGGCGCCATGACCGGGGCGGCCATCGGCATGCTCTCGCCGCTGCTCTCGCTGCCGCTCACCGTGAAGGGGCTGATCGTCACGGTGATCGGCGGGCTCGGCAGCATTCCCGGCGCCATAGTCGCCGGCCTCATCGTCGGCGGGCTGGAGAACGCCTTCCAGTTCTTCCGCGGCGTGTCGGAGCGCGACCTCTACATCATGCTGCTTCTGTTCGCGTTCCTCGTGTTCCGGCCGGGCGGCATCTTCGCCAGGCCGGCGGGCCGCGACTGA
- a CDS encoding helix-turn-helix domain-containing protein produces the protein MPSDTELALTIGARLRGARQRQGRTLEHVAAAAGLSVAFLSRLERGAANASIGNLIGLASALGQPLAALFEDIGAETPRYVLRRAADPAANWLRSPAGYAWRRLGGDLRGARLDAFELVFPASPRKAIELVSHEGEEFLELTQGRLEFHLGRELLEMAPGDTLHFDAAIPHMGRALGNAPAHLLMVHTLSGAATQAPPAFRALRDIRPATNLSARRRA, from the coding sequence ATGCCATCGGATACCGAACTCGCCCTAACCATCGGCGCGCGCCTGCGCGGCGCGCGGCAGCGGCAGGGCCGCACGCTCGAGCATGTCGCCGCGGCGGCCGGCCTGTCGGTCGCCTTCCTGTCGCGGCTGGAACGCGGCGCGGCCAACGCCTCGATCGGCAACCTGATCGGCCTGGCGAGCGCGCTGGGTCAGCCGCTCGCCGCCCTGTTCGAGGATATCGGCGCCGAGACGCCGCGCTACGTGCTGCGCCGTGCCGCCGACCCGGCTGCGAATTGGCTGCGCAGCCCGGCCGGCTATGCCTGGCGTCGGCTGGGCGGCGATCTGCGCGGCGCGCGGCTGGATGCCTTCGAGCTGGTCTTTCCCGCCAGCCCGCGCAAGGCGATCGAGCTGGTGTCGCACGAGGGCGAGGAGTTCCTCGAGCTCACGCAGGGCCGGCTCGAGTTCCATCTCGGCCGCGAGCTTCTGGAGATGGCGCCGGGCGACACGCTGCATTTCGACGCCGCGATCCCGCATATGGGTCGCGCGCTGGGCAACGCGCCGGCGCATCTCTTGATGGTGCACACCTTGAGCGGCGCCGCGACGCAGGCGCCGCCGGCGTTCCGCGCGCTGCGCGACATCAGGCCCGCGACCAACCTGTCGGCGAGGAGGAGAGCATGA